A single region of the Lacerta agilis isolate rLacAgi1 chromosome 9, rLacAgi1.pri, whole genome shotgun sequence genome encodes:
- the SPEF1 gene encoding sperm flagellar protein 1: MANGEMDEESLNDLYSWVDAIPLSRPKRNIARDFSDGVLVAEVVKFYFPKIVEMHNYAPANSTQQKLSNWGHLNRKVLSKLNFSIPEDMVRKIAQCTPGMVELVLIPLRQKIEEKQKQAKMSSSYQELGMRPTLEENNYLDTGFTSKPKPNSTQDPPGLERGPKGPQSYTVPLQTDANLRLHLAEREQALLASQEMVQILQMKVRRLEHLLHLKNVRIDDLTRRLQQAEQRRK, from the exons atggccaacgggGAGATGGACGAGGAGAGCCTCAACGACCTGTACAGTTGGGTGGATGCCATCCCGCTTTCGCGCCCCAAGAGGAACATCGCCCGCGACTTCAGCgatggag TTTTGGTGGCCGAAGTGGTGAAGTTTTACTTTCCAAAAATAGTGGAAATGCACAACTACGCTCCTGCTAATTCCACGCAGCAGAAGCTCTCCAACTGGGGACACCTGAACAG GAAAGTTCTGAGCAAGCTTAACTTCTCCATCCCAGAAGACATGGTCCGGAAGATTGCCCAGTGCACCCCTGGGATGGTAGAACTGGTGCTGATTCCCCTGCGACAGAAAATCGAGGAAAAACAGAAGCAGGCCAAGATGTCGAGCTCCTATCAG GAGCTGGGAATGCGCCCGACCCTGGAGGAGAACAACTATCTGGATACAG GCTTCACTTCAAAGCCCAAACCCAACAGCACCCAGGACCCTCCTGGGTTGGAAag GGGGCCCAAAGGACCTCAGAGCTACACGGTGCCTCTGCAAACGGACGCCAACCTCCGACTCCACTTAGCAGAGAGGGAACAAGCCCTCCTGGCCTCGCAGGAGATGGTGCAG ATCCTTCAGATGAAGGTCCGCCGCTTGGAGCATCTCTTACACCTGAAGAACGTCCGGATCGATGACCTTACCCGCCGCCTGCAGCAAGCAGAACAGAGGCGGAAGTGA